From the genome of Nitrosomonas sp., one region includes:
- a CDS encoding cold-shock protein, with product MATGTVKWFNDSKGFGFITPDDGSEDLFAHFSAINMSGFKTLKEGQKVSFDVTQGPKGKQAANIQSQST from the coding sequence ATGGCAACAGGTACAGTAAAATGGTTTAATGATTCTAAAGGTTTTGGCTTTATTACTCCCGACGATGGGAGTGAAGATTTGTTTGCTCACTTTTCAGCAATCAACATGTCTGGCTTTAAAACGCTAAAAGAAGGTCAGAAAGTAAGTTTTGACGTTACTCAAGGACCTAAAGGCAAACAAGCTGCAAATATCCAATCTCAATCAACATAA
- the ribD gene encoding bifunctional diaminohydroxyphosphoribosylaminopyrimidine deaminase/5-amino-6-(5-phosphoribosylamino)uracil reductase RibD, which translates to MFKPIDHVMMSQALQLAEKGLNTTSPNPRVGCVITQDDRIVGSGWHEKAGQAHAEINALSMAGDQAHGATAYVTLEPCSHHGRTPPCVDALIKAGIARVVIAMEDPNPLVLGNGIKALRQAGIDVQTGLLHEQAQALNIGFVTRIQHGRPWVRLKIAASLDGKTALNNGLSQWITSEPARKDGHRWRARSCAMMTGINTVLADNARLTVRHIPTSRQPKKIIIDNRLQIPLDANVLQGEETFVFTAAAANTEKISALEKMGVRVLVCGKADKVDLIAMMATLAEQELNEILVEAGSGLNGALLQTGLVDELIIYMAPSLLGSDAKAMLQLPELTRLDQKIALRIVDVRMIGQDIRVIARL; encoded by the coding sequence ATGTTTAAGCCCATAGACCATGTCATGATGTCGCAAGCTCTGCAACTGGCTGAAAAAGGGCTTAATACGACGTCACCAAACCCGCGCGTCGGCTGCGTCATTACACAGGATGACCGAATAGTCGGCAGCGGCTGGCATGAAAAAGCGGGCCAGGCGCATGCGGAAATCAATGCATTGTCAATGGCCGGTGATCAAGCGCATGGCGCAACCGCCTATGTCACGCTTGAGCCATGCAGTCATCATGGCCGCACGCCGCCTTGTGTCGATGCATTAATCAAGGCTGGCATCGCCCGCGTCGTAATTGCCATGGAAGATCCCAATCCACTGGTGCTGGGTAATGGTATTAAAGCCCTGAGACAAGCCGGAATCGACGTTCAGACAGGATTGCTGCACGAACAGGCGCAGGCACTCAACATCGGTTTCGTAACACGCATACAGCATGGCCGACCGTGGGTGCGGCTGAAAATCGCCGCAAGCCTGGACGGCAAAACTGCATTGAACAACGGGCTGAGTCAGTGGATCACCAGCGAGCCCGCGCGCAAGGACGGCCATCGCTGGCGCGCGCGTTCATGCGCGATGATGACGGGTATCAATACTGTTCTCGCTGATAATGCGCGTCTGACCGTGCGCCATATTCCGACATCCCGGCAGCCTAAAAAAATCATCATCGATAACCGCCTGCAGATTCCACTCGATGCCAATGTGCTGCAGGGCGAAGAAACATTTGTTTTTACCGCCGCTGCTGCAAACACCGAGAAGATTAGCGCACTGGAAAAAATGGGTGTGCGAGTACTGGTTTGCGGAAAGGCGGATAAAGTCGATCTGATCGCCATGATGGCAACATTGGCTGAACAGGAACTCAATGAAATACTCGTCGAAGCCGGCAGCGGGCTGAATGGCGCTCTGCTTCAGACCGGGCTTGTGGATGAACTCATTATTTATATGGCGCCCAGTCTTCTGGGGAGTGACGCAAAAGCCATGCTTCAGTTACCTGAATTGACCCGTCTCGATCAGAAAATTGCGCTCAGGATAGTAGATGTACGCATGATCGGGCAGGATATCCGGGTGATTGCACGGCTTTGA
- the clpS gene encoding ATP-dependent Clp protease adapter ClpS: protein MYKILLLNDDFTPMDFVVEVLRIFFSMDQEQATQIMLKVHTEGSAVCGVYPSDIASTKVNQVIEFARSNQHPLRCVMEEN, encoded by the coding sequence ATGTATAAGATATTATTATTAAATGATGATTTCACACCTATGGATTTTGTGGTTGAGGTGCTAAGAATTTTTTTCTCAATGGATCAGGAGCAGGCAACTCAAATAATGTTAAAGGTTCATACTGAAGGTTCGGCTGTTTGCGGCGTGTATCCCAGCGATATTGCCAGTACCAAGGTAAATCAGGTTATTGAATTTGCACGAAGTAATCAACATCCGTTAAGATGTGTGATGGAGGAAAATTGA
- a CDS encoding TRAP transporter substrate-binding protein, whose product MWLLKQYLDSAALFFLAGILFFPVVPVNAQPQTPIYQWRLAMSWPEGTPMLHNAAARFARNVENMSGGRFTITVDSPGRHKAPLSILDMVRSGAYEMGHSASYYYKGKDPATTFFTTTPFGMNPTEMNAWYYYGGGLELLNKVYARHNVVAFPAGNTHIQMGGWFRKEIKSVQDLKGLKIRMPGHAGEVVGKAGMNPVSIPPGELYTALERGTIDAVEWVGPANDIKMGFHEIAPYYYTGWHEPGAEVHLFVNKPKFDALPDDLKAIIAIAAKEVSFDMLSESFFRNAIAWEEMKNQSDIKIRTLPEDVLDLFKKANEELLDEVAAKSQLAMEVIASQRAFLERAKDWSKITDEDYLRLR is encoded by the coding sequence GTGTGGCTGTTGAAACAATATTTGGACAGCGCCGCACTGTTTTTTCTTGCGGGTATCCTGTTTTTTCCGGTCGTGCCGGTTAATGCGCAACCACAAACGCCAATCTATCAATGGCGGCTCGCGATGTCCTGGCCTGAAGGAACCCCCATGTTGCATAATGCCGCAGCGCGTTTTGCGCGGAACGTGGAAAACATGTCCGGCGGGCGCTTTACAATTACTGTCGATTCCCCTGGGCGGCATAAAGCGCCGTTGTCTATTCTGGATATGGTGCGATCCGGTGCATACGAGATGGGCCATAGCGCATCGTATTATTACAAAGGCAAGGATCCTGCGACCACATTCTTTACCACCACGCCTTTCGGCATGAATCCAACTGAAATGAATGCCTGGTACTACTACGGTGGCGGACTTGAATTGCTGAACAAGGTTTATGCGCGTCATAATGTTGTGGCATTTCCGGCAGGTAATACGCATATTCAAATGGGCGGATGGTTCAGAAAAGAAATCAAATCCGTTCAGGACCTGAAAGGATTAAAAATACGTATGCCGGGACATGCGGGTGAAGTTGTCGGCAAAGCAGGAATGAATCCCGTGAGTATTCCACCCGGCGAGCTGTATACTGCACTGGAGCGGGGCACGATCGACGCCGTCGAATGGGTCGGGCCTGCCAATGATATTAAAATGGGTTTTCATGAAATTGCGCCTTATTACTATACAGGCTGGCATGAGCCCGGTGCGGAAGTTCATCTCTTCGTCAACAAGCCTAAATTTGACGCTTTGCCGGATGACCTGAAGGCAATTATCGCTATCGCTGCCAAGGAGGTTTCGTTCGATATGCTGTCTGAATCTTTTTTCCGTAATGCAATTGCGTGGGAAGAGATGAAAAACCAGAGTGATATCAAAATTCGTACATTGCCTGAAGATGTCCTCGATCTGTTTAAAAAAGCAAATGAAGAACTCTTGGACGAAGTAGCCGCAAAATCACAACTCGCAATGGAAGTTATTGCGAGTCAACGTGCTTTTCTTGAGAGAGCAAAAGACTGGTCAAAAATTACCGATGAAGATTACCTGCGGCTGAGATAA
- a CDS encoding SUMF1/EgtB/PvdO family nonheme iron enzyme — translation MSWKQSLVDLMLSSGSVILPEDWKRKAITRLQDFNPYCVIATNQDLLRAARLAWVKAALEMLDTVKESAQSSGMAFDQKNGILRFEAIARQSLIKIRSDALDRCTHPGDSPIDHHLETTINGASEFISPGENRSLVQPLTLGFDQTIAAITGWPVHEIPAMFKQIARDGLPTVDQGEQRRPFGELVFAAFAEILKNPDQYPEAGAAFTIAMQNAARKLSDEILAIVRGIDEKVDALIEQTQKSNPAVSEKALVARYREQCIVAWSQPIYKIDKQFTPLTLLLDRGDDTQGDRYQPQDRTYYDLREILNAVDPDQTRVIVVTGGPGSGKSTLLRRLELDLARQALDENGDAEDSVPLTLFRPLNAFGQDGRIPEPYDWLAAHWTRVTDGLLDFKTLFQKPLILLLDGLNEMPRAGLMAWKNFLNDLVQHHQNVCVIFSCRTRDYGSQLTTKELPRVPQVEITPLDDTQVEKFLQVYSPDTAAHLWDQLKGSEQLDLYRSPYYLKLLIDQTSDGQIPEGRAALFTGFVRAMLAREMDNTRLRNADWLLTQRDLKHIGKWRDAYELPGRGVLFNALADFAFQLQTQRSDGDTENTGNKMQVRIDIDDALDCLSTHVKEESQREYLLDAAVDLQILDMPGDDVLFVHQLLQEYFAARHLAAHLNTAQKANDANQSAELVKLAAAAWLEADILPTVQEELAILPRSGTLSDLPTTGWEETFMLTAAMTDAPDGFLHTLAQINLPLAWRCAAQPDVKVSDELRRDVQQRLVARSRDPATDLRARIHAGDALGRLGDPRFEPRQGKHNRYVLPPMVEIEGGIYSIGSDKGIADNESPRHDVELEPFALGQFPVTNAEFKCFIDAGGYDDERWWDTLEAQRWRRGEGTGEAGRENLRNVRDQLKNDATLFSKAVEELA, via the coding sequence ATGAGTTGGAAGCAATCGTTGGTTGACCTGATGTTGAGTTCGGGCAGTGTGATATTGCCGGAGGATTGGAAGCGTAAGGCCATAACGCGACTACAAGACTTTAACCCATACTGTGTTATAGCGACCAATCAAGACCTTCTACGCGCAGCGCGGCTGGCTTGGGTCAAAGCCGCGCTGGAAATGCTGGATACGGTCAAAGAAAGTGCGCAGTCCAGCGGCATGGCGTTTGATCAGAAAAATGGCATTCTGCGTTTTGAGGCGATAGCGCGCCAAAGCCTGATCAAAATTCGATCCGATGCGCTTGACCGGTGCACACATCCCGGTGACAGTCCGATTGATCATCACCTGGAAACAACCATCAATGGCGCGTCCGAATTCATTTCGCCGGGCGAGAATCGTTCATTGGTTCAACCATTAACCCTGGGCTTTGACCAAACGATTGCAGCGATAACCGGATGGCCGGTGCATGAAATACCCGCCATGTTCAAACAGATTGCGCGAGATGGCCTTCCTACGGTGGATCAAGGTGAGCAACGGAGGCCTTTTGGCGAATTGGTCTTTGCCGCTTTTGCAGAAATCCTTAAAAATCCGGATCAATATCCCGAAGCAGGAGCGGCGTTTACCATCGCCATGCAGAATGCTGCGCGCAAGCTGTCTGATGAAATACTGGCTATTGTCCGGGGCATCGATGAAAAAGTGGATGCATTGATCGAACAAACCCAGAAATCAAATCCCGCCGTCAGCGAGAAAGCTCTCGTTGCCAGATATCGCGAACAATGCATCGTCGCATGGTCGCAGCCGATATACAAAATCGACAAACAATTTACACCATTGACGCTGTTGTTGGACCGCGGCGATGATACTCAGGGTGATCGATACCAGCCGCAAGACAGGACGTATTATGACCTGCGAGAGATATTGAACGCTGTCGATCCGGATCAAACACGGGTCATCGTCGTTACCGGAGGGCCGGGCAGCGGCAAAAGCACGTTGCTGCGCCGTCTGGAACTTGATCTGGCCAGACAAGCATTGGATGAGAATGGTGATGCTGAGGATTCGGTGCCGCTGACTTTGTTTCGTCCGTTAAACGCTTTCGGACAGGATGGCAGGATTCCTGAACCCTATGACTGGCTTGCAGCGCACTGGACACGGGTAACCGATGGTTTGCTGGATTTCAAAACCCTGTTTCAGAAACCGTTAATCCTGTTGCTCGATGGCTTGAACGAAATGCCGCGCGCAGGATTGATGGCCTGGAAAAATTTTTTAAACGATCTGGTGCAGCATCATCAGAACGTGTGCGTTATTTTCAGTTGTCGCACGCGCGATTACGGCAGCCAGCTCACCACCAAGGAATTGCCGCGCGTGCCGCAGGTCGAAATCACGCCGTTAGACGATACGCAGGTAGAGAAGTTTCTGCAGGTGTATAGTCCGGACACTGCGGCGCATTTGTGGGATCAACTCAAGGGTTCCGAACAGCTTGATTTATACCGTTCCCCGTATTATCTCAAGTTGTTGATCGATCAGACCAGCGATGGTCAAATACCCGAAGGCCGCGCGGCATTATTTACCGGTTTTGTGCGCGCCATGCTCGCGCGTGAAATGGACAACACTCGTTTGCGCAATGCGGATTGGCTGTTGACGCAACGCGATCTGAAACATATCGGAAAATGGCGCGATGCTTATGAATTGCCTGGCCGTGGCGTCTTGTTTAACGCACTGGCGGATTTTGCGTTTCAATTGCAAACCCAGCGCAGCGATGGCGACACGGAAAACACCGGCAACAAAATGCAGGTGCGCATCGATATTGACGATGCGCTCGACTGCTTGTCAACGCATGTAAAAGAAGAATCGCAGCGTGAATATTTGCTTGATGCCGCCGTCGATCTGCAAATTCTGGATATGCCGGGTGACGATGTGTTGTTCGTGCACCAATTGTTGCAGGAGTATTTTGCCGCGCGGCATCTGGCAGCGCATTTAAATACTGCGCAAAAGGCGAACGATGCGAATCAAAGCGCAGAATTAGTCAAATTGGCCGCAGCAGCCTGGCTTGAGGCCGATATTTTGCCGACTGTACAAGAGGAACTTGCAATCTTGCCGCGCTCGGGTACTTTGTCTGATCTGCCGACAACCGGCTGGGAAGAAACGTTCATGCTCACGGCGGCGATGACCGATGCACCCGATGGTTTTCTGCATACGCTGGCGCAGATCAATCTGCCGCTCGCGTGGCGCTGTGCGGCGCAGCCCGATGTAAAAGTTTCAGATGAGTTGCGCCGCGATGTGCAACAACGATTGGTCGCGCGCAGCCGTGATCCGGCAACCGATTTGCGTGCACGCATTCACGCGGGCGATGCGCTCGGCCGACTGGGCGATCCGCGGTTTGAACCGCGGCAGGGCAAGCATAACCGTTATGTGTTGCCGCCGATGGTTGAAATCGAAGGCGGAATCTACAGCATCGGCAGCGATAAAGGTATCGCAGACAATGAATCGCCGCGGCATGACGTCGAGCTTGAGCCGTTTGCATTGGGTCAGTTTCCGGTGACTAACGCGGAATTCAAATGCTTTATCGATGCGGGGGGGTACGACGATGAACGCTGGTGGGATACGTTAGAGGCGCAGCGCTGGCGGCGCGGCGAAGGTACAGGTGAAGCAGGCCGGGAAAACTTACGCAACGTTCGCGATCAGCTTAAAAACGATGCGACATTGTTTTCGAAAGCTGTTGAGGAACTAGCCTAG
- the icd gene encoding NADP-dependent isocitrate dehydrogenase yields the protein MYQHIKIPDGGERIQVNQDLTLKVPDNPIIPYIEGDGIGIDITPVMQAVVNAAVANAYNNQRRIAWMEIYAGEKSTQVYGRDVWLPDETLEAAKEFVVSIKGPLTTPVGGGIRSINVALRQQLDLYVCLRPVRYFKGVPSPLKNPEKTDMVIFRENSEDIYAGVEWEAESPESRKVIDFLIKEMGVNKIRFPDTSGIGIKPISKEGTERLVRKAIQYAIDNKQKSVTLVHKGNIMKFTEGAFKNWGYALAAKEFGAELLDGGPWMKLPEENGGVIIKDVIADAFLQQILLRPEEYDVVTTMNLNGDYISDALAAQVGGIGIAPGANLSDSVAIFEATHGTAPKYAGKDQVNPGSIILSAEMMLRHMGWIEAADMIIRAMESTIQDKIVTYDFARLMPGAQKVSCSSFGEALIERLK from the coding sequence ATGTATCAGCATATAAAAATACCCGATGGTGGTGAAAGAATACAAGTCAATCAGGATCTAACGCTAAAGGTGCCGGATAATCCGATTATTCCTTACATTGAAGGAGATGGTATCGGCATAGATATTACGCCAGTAATGCAGGCAGTTGTTAATGCAGCTGTTGCCAATGCATATAACAATCAACGTAGAATAGCATGGATGGAGATATATGCCGGTGAGAAGTCAACCCAAGTCTACGGTCGGGATGTTTGGCTTCCTGATGAAACATTGGAAGCGGCGAAAGAATTTGTGGTTTCTATCAAAGGGCCATTGACCACACCCGTCGGAGGAGGAATTCGATCAATTAATGTGGCTTTGCGGCAGCAACTGGATCTTTATGTTTGTTTGCGGCCTGTGCGATATTTCAAGGGTGTGCCAAGTCCGCTCAAAAACCCGGAAAAAACCGATATGGTGATATTTCGCGAGAACTCAGAGGATATCTATGCCGGCGTCGAATGGGAGGCTGAATCGCCGGAATCAAGGAAAGTCATTGATTTTCTGATAAAAGAAATGGGTGTTAATAAAATTCGCTTTCCGGATACTTCGGGTATCGGTATCAAGCCGATTTCAAAGGAAGGCACTGAGCGGCTTGTCAGAAAGGCAATTCAGTACGCAATAGATAATAAGCAAAAGTCTGTGACCCTGGTGCACAAGGGTAACATTATGAAATTTACCGAAGGGGCATTTAAAAACTGGGGATATGCGCTTGCAGCAAAGGAGTTCGGTGCGGAACTTCTGGATGGTGGTCCATGGATGAAGCTTCCCGAAGAGAATGGCGGCGTTATTATCAAAGATGTCATTGCCGATGCGTTTTTACAGCAAATTTTGTTGCGCCCCGAAGAATATGATGTGGTGACAACAATGAATCTGAATGGGGACTATATTTCAGATGCGTTAGCTGCACAGGTTGGGGGCATCGGCATTGCACCAGGGGCAAATTTGAGTGATTCAGTGGCAATTTTTGAAGCGACACACGGGACTGCACCGAAATATGCAGGTAAGGACCAAGTTAATCCGGGTTCAATTATTCTGTCTGCGGAAATGATGTTGCGGCATATGGGATGGATTGAAGCGGCGGATATGATAATTCGGGCTATGGAGAGTACAATCCAAGACAAAATCGTGACGTATGACTTTGCACGTTTGATGCCGGGTGCGCAGAAGGTATCTTGCTCAAGCTTCGGCGAAGCGTTGATAGAGCGTTTGAAATAA
- a CDS encoding serine hydroxymethyltransferase — translation MFSQSHTIENVDPDLWQAMKGEMQRQEEYIELIASENYASPAVMQAQGSVLTNKYAEGYPRKRYYGGCNYVDAVEQLAIDRLKALFNAEYVNVQPHSGSQANAAVYLCALKPGDTLLGMSLAHGGHLTHGATVNMSGKIFNSVSYGLRPDTEELDYDQVEQLAHEHKPKMIVAGASAYARVIDWKRFRKIADSVGAYLFVDMAHYAGLIAAGYYPNPVGIADFVTSTTHKTLRGPRGGIIMANPEHEKALNSAIFPQTQGGPLMHVIAAKAVAFKEASTKEFKKYQEQVIENARVMAKILQMRGLRIVSGKTDCHMFLVDLQAINLTGKEAEAVLEHAHITVNKNAIPNDPQKPFVTSGIRIGSPAMTTRGFKELEAEQLANMIADVLEAPNDAAVISRVAGEAKALCAKFPVYRK, via the coding sequence ATGTTTTCGCAGAGTCATACGATAGAGAACGTTGATCCGGATTTATGGCAAGCCATGAAAGGCGAGATGCAACGGCAGGAAGAATATATTGAATTAATCGCATCAGAGAACTATGCCAGTCCGGCGGTGATGCAGGCACAAGGTTCCGTGCTGACCAACAAATATGCCGAAGGGTATCCAAGAAAACGATACTACGGTGGTTGCAATTATGTGGATGCCGTCGAGCAGTTGGCGATAGACCGGCTTAAGGCATTGTTCAACGCTGAATATGTCAATGTTCAACCGCATTCCGGTTCACAGGCCAATGCGGCTGTTTATCTTTGCGCGCTTAAACCAGGCGATACTTTGCTCGGGATGTCGCTTGCGCACGGCGGGCATTTAACGCATGGCGCGACGGTGAATATGAGCGGTAAGATTTTTAATTCCGTGTCGTACGGATTGCGTCCGGATACCGAGGAACTTGATTACGATCAGGTTGAACAATTGGCGCATGAACATAAGCCAAAAATGATCGTGGCCGGTGCTTCCGCTTATGCCCGCGTGATCGACTGGAAGCGCTTTCGTAAAATCGCCGATTCAGTGGGCGCTTATCTGTTTGTCGACATGGCGCATTATGCGGGTCTGATTGCTGCCGGTTATTATCCGAATCCGGTTGGTATTGCCGATTTTGTCACCAGCACCACGCATAAAACACTGCGCGGGCCGCGTGGTGGCATCATCATGGCCAACCCCGAGCATGAAAAAGCGCTTAATTCAGCGATTTTTCCGCAGACCCAGGGTGGCCCGCTCATGCATGTGATCGCGGCAAAAGCGGTTGCGTTCAAGGAAGCCTCAACAAAGGAATTCAAGAAATATCAGGAACAGGTCATCGAAAACGCGCGCGTCATGGCAAAAATACTGCAAATGCGCGGTTTGCGTATCGTGTCCGGCAAGACGGACTGTCACATGTTTCTTGTCGATCTGCAAGCAATTAACCTCACCGGAAAGGAAGCCGAAGCGGTGCTCGAACACGCGCATATTACGGTGAATAAAAACGCCATTCCGAACGATCCGCAAAAACCGTTTGTTACCAGCGGTATCCGTATCGGTTCGCCAGCGATGACTACCCGTGGATTCAAGGAACTGGAAGCCGAACAGCTGGCAAACATGATTGCCGATGTACTCGAGGCGCCGAATGATGCCGCCGTTATTTCACGGGTAGCCGGAGAAGCAAAAGCACTCTGCGCAAAATTCCCGGTTTATAGAAAATGA
- the clpA gene encoding ATP-dependent Clp protease ATP-binding subunit ClpA: MIAPDLEVSLHMAFVESRQKRHEFITVEHLLLAMIDNASAAEVLNACLVDLEDLRTILLDHISRHTPIINSDSEVDTQPTLGFQRVIQRAILHVQSSGKKEVTGANVLVAIFGEKDSHAVYFLQQRGVSRLDVVNFISHNIRKTPPGNENKAIGESEQEQVQQQEQGPAGNNILENYTVNLNMLALTNKIDPLVGRDQEIERVIQTLCRRRKNNPLLVGEAGVGKTAIAEGLAKRIVEGNVPELLLNHQVYALDMGALLAGTKYRGDFEQRLKAVIKQLIDNHETVLFVDEIHTLIGAGAASGGVLDASNLLKPVLNTGQLRCIGATTYTEYRGIFEKDHALSRRFQQIDIQEPTVSETIAILRGLKSRYESHHNVKYTASALSSAAELSERYINDRHLPDKAIDVIDEAGAAQRIMPKSKKRKIIGKSEIENVIAKIARIPPQNISSNDRNRLKTLERDMKSVVFGQDKAINSLCAAIKMARSGLGNPRKPVGSFLFSGPTGVGKTEVARQLAYALGIQLHRFDMSEYMERHAVSRLIGAPPGYVGFDQGGLLTETVVKHPYAVLLLDEIEKAHTDIFNILLQVLDYGTLTDNNGRKADFRNVIIIMTTNAGAESLTKSTIGFTTSAQAGDEMADIKRMFSPEFRNRLDAIISFSSLNEDVILQVTDKFLMQLEAQLQEKKVEATFTDNLRKFLAKNGFDPLMGARPMERLIQDTIRSALADELLFGRLVNGGKVTVDIDLNDTVMLSFEEETVPA; encoded by the coding sequence ATGATTGCTCCAGATTTGGAAGTGAGCTTGCATATGGCTTTTGTCGAATCGAGGCAGAAACGCCATGAATTTATTACGGTGGAGCACTTATTGCTGGCCATGATTGATAATGCCAGTGCAGCCGAGGTTTTAAACGCGTGTCTGGTCGATCTGGAAGACTTGCGTACTATTTTGTTGGATCATATTTCCCGTCATACGCCCATTATCAACAGCGATTCAGAAGTGGATACGCAGCCTACCCTAGGCTTTCAGCGCGTCATTCAAAGGGCTATACTTCATGTCCAGTCTTCGGGAAAAAAAGAGGTGACGGGCGCAAATGTGCTTGTTGCAATATTTGGCGAGAAGGACTCGCATGCGGTTTATTTTTTGCAGCAAAGAGGGGTAAGCCGGCTGGATGTGGTGAATTTTATATCGCATAATATTCGTAAAACACCTCCAGGAAATGAGAACAAGGCGATTGGCGAGAGTGAGCAGGAACAGGTGCAACAACAGGAGCAAGGCCCGGCGGGTAACAACATATTGGAGAACTATACGGTTAATCTGAATATGCTCGCGCTAACCAATAAAATTGATCCTTTGGTTGGCCGTGATCAGGAAATTGAACGCGTTATTCAAACCTTATGTCGTAGACGCAAAAATAACCCACTGCTGGTCGGTGAAGCAGGTGTCGGTAAAACGGCCATTGCAGAAGGACTTGCCAAACGCATTGTAGAAGGAAATGTCCCTGAACTGCTTTTAAATCATCAAGTCTACGCGTTGGATATGGGCGCATTATTGGCGGGCACCAAATATCGTGGCGATTTTGAACAACGGTTAAAAGCGGTGATCAAGCAATTGATTGATAATCATGAAACCGTCCTCTTTGTGGATGAAATTCATACGTTGATCGGCGCGGGCGCGGCTTCCGGTGGTGTACTGGATGCATCCAATCTGTTGAAACCAGTTTTGAATACCGGTCAGCTGCGGTGTATCGGTGCCACGACATATACGGAATACCGCGGTATTTTTGAGAAAGATCATGCCTTATCCAGGCGTTTTCAACAAATCGACATACAAGAACCGACTGTGAGTGAGACGATAGCGATTTTGCGCGGTTTGAAGTCGCGATACGAATCGCATCATAATGTCAAATATACTGCCAGTGCATTAAGTTCGGCTGCTGAGCTGTCAGAACGCTACATTAATGACAGGCATTTGCCGGATAAGGCGATTGATGTCATCGATGAAGCCGGTGCTGCGCAGCGGATAATGCCCAAGTCAAAGAAACGAAAGATCATTGGCAAATCAGAGATCGAAAATGTGATTGCCAAAATCGCGCGTATTCCGCCCCAGAACATATCCAGTAACGACCGCAATCGTTTGAAAACGCTGGAGCGCGATATGAAATCGGTCGTGTTTGGGCAGGACAAGGCGATCAATTCCTTGTGCGCAGCGATCAAGATGGCCAGAAGCGGGCTTGGTAATCCACGAAAACCCGTCGGCTCATTTCTGTTTTCTGGCCCTACCGGAGTTGGAAAGACGGAAGTTGCGCGACAGCTTGCATATGCGCTGGGTATCCAGTTGCATCGATTTGACATGTCTGAATATATGGAAAGGCATGCTGTGTCGCGCTTGATTGGTGCGCCGCCGGGCTATGTGGGATTCGATCAGGGCGGCCTGTTAACAGAGACAGTGGTCAAACATCCCTATGCAGTGCTGTTGCTTGATGAAATTGAAAAAGCCCATACGGATATCTTTAATATTCTGCTGCAAGTTCTGGATTACGGGACATTGACAGATAATAATGGCCGTAAGGCAGATTTCCGTAATGTCATTATTATCATGACGACAAATGCAGGTGCCGAATCACTCACAAAATCGACGATTGGATTTACCACGTCGGCCCAGGCGGGTGATGAAATGGCTGATATCAAGCGGATGTTTTCACCGGAATTCAGAAATCGGCTGGATGCAATCATCTCATTCTCATCGTTGAATGAAGACGTCATCTTACAGGTCACCGATAAATTCCTGATGCAACTTGAAGCGCAATTGCAAGAGAAAAAAGTCGAAGCCACTTTTACCGACAATTTGCGTAAGTTTCTTGCAAAAAATGGTTTTGACCCGCTTATGGGCGCGCGGCCGATGGAGCGCCTTATTCAGGATACCATACGCAGCGCGCTGGCTGACGAACTGTTGTTCGGTCGTTTGGTCAACGGCGGGAAAGTCACTGTAGATATCGATCTGAATGATACTGTAATGCTTTCTTTTGAGGAAGAAACGGTTCCGGCTTAA
- the nrdR gene encoding transcriptional regulator NrdR, producing MKCPFCNADDTNVIDSRVSEEGNRIRRRRRCPACDKRFTTYETVELRLPQVVKHDGTRAEFDRNKLLTGFKRALHKRPVPTDYVDAAIDRIIQKFLGLGEREVTSRSIGESVMEELYKLDKVAYIRFASVYKSFQDVDDFRDAIREVNEVDETREDETDGEANSPGK from the coding sequence ATGAAATGTCCTTTTTGTAATGCGGACGATACCAATGTCATCGATTCTCGCGTAAGTGAAGAAGGGAACCGTATCCGCCGCAGGCGGCGTTGTCCGGCCTGCGACAAACGGTTTACCACCTACGAAACTGTTGAATTGCGTTTGCCCCAGGTGGTCAAGCATGACGGCACGCGCGCCGAATTTGATCGCAACAAATTGCTGACCGGGTTCAAACGCGCGCTGCATAAACGCCCGGTGCCTACCGATTATGTCGACGCCGCGATTGACCGCATCATACAAAAATTCCTGGGTCTCGGTGAACGCGAAGTGACTTCCAGAAGTATAGGTGAGAGCGTCATGGAAGAACTCTACAAGCTCGACAAGGTTGCCTATATCCGGTTTGCGTCAGTGTATAAAAGTTTCCAGGATGTCGATGATTTCCGCGATGCAATCCGCGAGGTGAATGAGGTCGATGAAACCAGAGAAGATGAAACAGACGGAGAAGCAAACTCGCCCGGAAAGTAG